A genomic window from Tolypothrix sp. PCC 7910 includes:
- a CDS encoding DUF928 domain-containing protein produces MKLTLALAVSCTSVLLGQTSIIADPGNFKQLINTKSSNTTITTVNFNVPTPPPEPPPGGRVLGGAKRGTCPAFKPELTALVPFIKKADSSEDVWGLTTAARPTFWFYLPLPKSWSNPVVFTLQDEASNPIYQTAIALPDQPGVISVSLPKNDAPLELNKQYRWFLSVYCDPEKQSPPIYVEGVIQRVNLNQAIAQQLEKAKPQQQLAIYAQNGIWYETVTILAQLRQKNPNDSKLQAQWQNLITSIGLSNVATQPIVSQ; encoded by the coding sequence ATGAAATTGACTTTAGCACTAGCTGTTAGTTGCACTAGTGTACTGCTGGGACAGACATCAATCATCGCAGACCCAGGTAACTTTAAACAGCTAATCAATACAAAGTCAAGTAACACTACTATTACAACCGTTAACTTTAATGTACCCACGCCGCCACCAGAGCCACCTCCAGGTGGTCGCGTCTTGGGGGGAGCCAAACGTGGTACTTGTCCAGCGTTTAAACCTGAACTGACAGCCTTAGTACCCTTTATTAAAAAAGCAGACTCAAGTGAGGATGTTTGGGGATTGACAACAGCAGCACGCCCAACTTTTTGGTTTTATCTACCGTTACCAAAAAGCTGGAGTAATCCAGTGGTGTTTACTTTACAAGATGAAGCCTCCAACCCAATCTACCAAACTGCGATCGCCCTTCCCGATCAACCTGGAGTGATCAGCGTTTCTCTACCAAAAAATGATGCGCCATTGGAATTGAATAAACAATATCGCTGGTTTCTCAGTGTCTATTGCGATCCAGAAAAACAATCGCCGCCGATTTATGTTGAAGGAGTCATTCAACGAGTGAATTTAAATCAGGCGATCGCTCAACAATTAGAAAAAGCTAAACCTCAACAGCAGCTAGCGATTTACGCCCAAAATGGCATTTGGTACGAAACAGTGACAATTTTGGCACAATTGCGTCAAAAGAATCCTAACGATAGCAAGCTGCAAGCCCAATGGCAAAATTTAATCACCAGCATTGGTTTAAGTAACGTAGCAACGCAACCGATTGTCTCGCAGTAA
- a CDS encoding transglutaminase family protein, which produces MKAPVLLLSAALIFWGSQTGMWIFAIPMSAILAGYHVINSRWDFSNDDFQRIAKLCLMIFLIVFGSLITTNRSIYLAYTLLQWLPLTFFPLLAAQTYSVNENFDIRTLFVSLKKLTQVESKRFIINLNYPYFGICILSAGAANSQEISFYIGMFILIGIALWFVRSHRFSVSIWLSLIFLAGSVGFIGQMGVYQLQQNLESAVVSWLSNANSIGQLIDSKTKQTSIGEIGFLKQSNKIIFRVASDNLKVSPGLLKEATYNKYKSAVWIAANSNFTPVQSDVSGKNWRLDNKAFTGSTLTIAANLSRGKGLLRLPEGTFEIDDLAVSRMDKNKYGTVKVEGKNDAIAYRAMFNDRLSLDSPPTVDDLQIATTEKETINQVISKLNITGKSPRQILQLVDSFFIKNFRYSLKLTGKNNQPTPLSAFLLETHAGHCEYFATATTLLLRAAGIPARYAVGYSVREFSQLEKQYIVRSRHAHAWTLAYIDGKWQTFDTTPADWANIENANASKLAFIADLWSFFRFKLSGWLRSELVKKVFTYGWWLIMPLMLLRLWKFNSKSSARRLSKKQLVTDKLAKSNFNRKDSEFYLIEQKLQELGLNRHPSESLKTWINRLNEELSSADLIDDLALIVELYYRDRFDPQGIEETEKAKLKSAVSVWLVKHNQVKNT; this is translated from the coding sequence ATGAAAGCGCCAGTACTGCTGTTGAGTGCGGCTTTAATTTTTTGGGGATCGCAGACAGGAATGTGGATTTTTGCTATACCCATGTCTGCAATTTTAGCAGGATATCACGTGATCAATTCGCGGTGGGATTTTTCCAATGATGATTTCCAACGCATTGCTAAGTTATGTTTGATGATTTTCCTGATTGTATTTGGTTCTTTAATTACTACTAACCGTTCCATTTACTTAGCCTACACTCTGTTGCAGTGGTTGCCATTAACATTTTTTCCCTTGCTAGCTGCTCAAACATATTCGGTAAATGAAAATTTTGATATTAGGACACTTTTTGTATCGCTCAAGAAATTAACACAAGTAGAATCAAAACGCTTCATTATTAACTTAAATTATCCCTATTTTGGTATTTGTATTTTATCGGCGGGAGCCGCAAATAGTCAGGAAATTTCTTTTTATATTGGGATGTTTATCCTGATTGGCATTGCTCTATGGTTTGTGCGATCGCACCGATTTTCAGTAAGTATCTGGCTAAGTCTAATTTTCCTAGCTGGATCTGTAGGTTTTATCGGACAAATGGGAGTCTATCAACTGCAACAGAATTTAGAAAGTGCTGTTGTTTCATGGTTAAGTAATGCTAATAGTATTGGACAATTAATAGACTCAAAAACTAAACAAACGAGTATTGGCGAAATTGGATTTTTAAAGCAGTCTAATAAAATTATCTTCCGAGTTGCATCTGATAATCTAAAAGTTTCTCCGGGATTGCTTAAAGAAGCAACTTATAATAAATATAAATCTGCGGTTTGGATAGCAGCTAATTCTAATTTTACCCCAGTACAATCTGACGTTAGCGGTAAAAATTGGCGTTTAGACAATAAAGCATTCACAGGCTCAACTCTCACCATTGCTGCTAATCTGAGTAGAGGTAAAGGCTTACTGCGCCTCCCTGAAGGCACATTTGAAATTGACGACTTAGCAGTCAGCCGCATGGACAAAAATAAATATGGCACAGTAAAAGTAGAGGGTAAAAATGATGCGATCGCTTACCGAGCTATGTTTAATGATCGCCTTTCTTTAGATAGCCCACCCACCGTAGATGATTTACAAATAGCTACAACTGAAAAAGAAACAATCAATCAAGTTATTAGTAAACTAAATATTACCGGAAAATCGCCACGACAAATTTTACAGCTTGTAGATAGTTTCTTTATCAAGAATTTTCGTTATTCTTTAAAACTCACAGGTAAAAATAATCAACCAACACCTTTATCAGCATTTTTATTAGAAACTCACGCTGGACATTGTGAATATTTTGCTACTGCTACTACATTACTTTTACGTGCTGCTGGTATACCAGCTCGTTATGCTGTAGGGTATTCAGTGCGTGAATTTAGCCAATTAGAAAAACAATATATAGTACGTAGTCGTCATGCTCATGCTTGGACATTAGCTTATATAGATGGTAAATGGCAAACTTTTGATACAACACCTGCTGATTGGGCAAATATAGAAAATGCCAATGCTTCAAAATTAGCATTCATCGCTGATTTATGGTCATTTTTTAGATTTAAGCTTTCAGGCTGGTTACGTTCTGAATTAGTTAAAAAGGTATTTACATATGGCTGGTGGCTAATTATGCCATTAATGTTGTTGCGGTTGTGGAAGTTTAATTCTAAAAGTAGCGCACGTCGTTTATCTAAAAAACAATTAGTTACTGATAAATTAGCTAAATCTAATTTCAATAGAAAGGATTCTGAATTTTATTTAATTGAACAGAAGTTACAAGAGTTAGGCTTGAACCGTCATCCTTCAGAGTCTTTAAAAACCTGGATTAACAGGTTAAACGAGGAATTATCATCAGCAGATTTAATTGATGATTTGGCATTGATCGTGGAATTATATTACCGCGATCGCTTTGATCCACAAGGTATTGAAGAGACTGAAAAAGCTAAATTAAAATCTGCTGTTTCTGTATGGCTAGTTAAACATAACCAGGTGAAAAATACATAA
- a CDS encoding DUF1822 family protein: MTHTTYHLDNFSVPLPIAQAARTTAQKFANQQPTPEKAAQVRLNTLAVLVVNDYLQMMEIETDISVSDSWNPVMRLFADVADLTIPGFGRLECRPVGALENTCTVPPETWEERIGYIVIQIDESLQEAKLLGFVQSVDTEELPLSQLKPPEAFIEHLAQLKLSSASKPVNLSQWFAGIFESGWQTVEALWNSQEPQLAYTFRSPETFEQETSHQPETITRRAKLMDFGIQIANKPLMLIVELCPQADEKTHIRLQLHPTGKLHYLPAGVQLTVLDDSGAVFLEAQARSADNYIQLQFRGVTKEMFSVRVAFNDISITEQFVI; encoded by the coding sequence ATGACTCACACCACCTATCACTTAGATAACTTCTCTGTACCCTTGCCGATCGCTCAAGCAGCACGCACAACTGCTCAAAAGTTTGCCAACCAACAACCAACTCCTGAAAAAGCAGCACAAGTGAGGCTAAATACTTTAGCTGTGTTGGTGGTAAATGACTATTTGCAAATGATGGAGATTGAAACCGATATCAGTGTTAGTGATAGTTGGAATCCGGTAATGCGCCTATTTGCAGATGTGGCTGACTTAACTATACCTGGATTCGGTCGTTTGGAATGTCGCCCTGTTGGTGCTTTAGAAAATACTTGTACTGTTCCCCCAGAAACATGGGAAGAACGCATAGGTTATATAGTTATCCAAATTGATGAATCCCTACAAGAAGCAAAATTGCTGGGTTTTGTGCAGAGTGTAGATACTGAAGAACTACCTTTGAGTCAATTAAAACCCCCTGAAGCCTTCATTGAACATTTAGCACAATTAAAACTATCTTCAGCCAGCAAGCCAGTAAATTTAAGTCAGTGGTTTGCTGGTATATTTGAATCTGGTTGGCAAACTGTGGAAGCTTTGTGGAATTCTCAAGAACCTCAACTAGCTTACACGTTCCGCAGTCCAGAGACTTTTGAACAAGAAACATCGCATCAGCCAGAAACAATAACTAGACGGGCAAAATTAATGGATTTTGGCATTCAAATTGCCAATAAACCCCTAATGTTGATTGTGGAACTTTGCCCTCAAGCTGACGAAAAAACCCATATTCGCCTGCAATTGCATCCCACAGGAAAGTTACATTATTTACCAGCAGGAGTACAACTTACAGTTTTAGATGATTCGGGCGCAGTATTTTTGGAGGCGCAAGCTAGAAGCGCCGACAATTACATTCAGTTACAGTTTCGCGGCGTTACCAAAGAAATGTTTAGCGTCAGAGTAGCATTTAATGATATCAGTATTACAGAACAGTTTGTGATCTGA
- a CDS encoding CHASE2 domain-containing protein gives MSKLVVLKFAYGSFEQGFAVTLQIGEECDRPTTEIMGKLPPCPEIPLYYSHWQTSYRRLGNGYRLDADKVQITNVSMTQDCLNTSHILRARFNTWLRAEEFRPIREKWLERLLPTDSVRVILQAENSQLQRLPWHLWDLLERYPKAEIALSSPTYERIPKSRTPNKVVNILAIVGNSEGIDTNADLELLQQCRNADVCLLVEPERKELTDHLWEKNWDILFFAGHSSSQGKDGTGRIYLNKTDSLTIGELKYALKKAIERGLQLAIFNSCDGLGLATELADLQIPQMIVMREPVPDRVAQEFLKYLIGSFAGGDLLYQAVRQARERLQGLEDRFPCATWLPVIFQNPSQPPMTWDCLTRNYKKANPSLPLVTKPGFQVAFFSSVVMTVIVCGLRFLGTLQGLEFQAFDQMMRSRPDEGPDSRLLLVTIDDSDLAFQRQNREELKGTSLSDKSLNKLLLTLQKYQPRAIGLDIYRDFQAEPKDLISRLQQTDNLIGVCKGSDTTENTKGIAPPPEIPVERLGFSDFLHDKDGVVRRQLLFMTPEAASLCTTHYALSTQLAFRYLLPIGIQPTFTPQKQLQLGKTALPRLASRASGYQSIDANGGQLLLNYRSTKKIAEQVTLTQLISGQVNPKAIKDRIVLIGVSAKGDFPDYWATPYGNNLDHQMAGVIVQAHMVSQILSAVLDNRPLLQVWSPWQEILWIWSWSFIGGLLTWRISSQSSLVIAVGVASGVLYLFCFGLLIWGFWVPFIPSSASLVGAVGVILVQNSKFKIQNSKLIRENI, from the coding sequence ATGAGTAAGTTAGTGGTTCTGAAGTTTGCATACGGTAGTTTCGAGCAAGGATTTGCTGTTACCCTCCAAATTGGCGAAGAATGCGATCGCCCCACCACAGAAATCATGGGTAAGCTGCCGCCATGTCCGGAAATTCCCCTATATTATAGTCACTGGCAAACTAGCTATCGTCGCTTAGGTAATGGTTATCGCTTAGATGCAGATAAAGTACAGATAACTAATGTGTCAATGACACAAGACTGCCTGAATACATCTCATATTTTACGGGCACGCTTCAATACTTGGCTGCGAGCAGAAGAATTTCGCCCTATTCGGGAAAAATGGCTAGAAAGGCTCTTACCTACAGACTCAGTGCGGGTAATTTTGCAAGCAGAAAATAGCCAATTGCAGCGATTACCTTGGCATCTTTGGGACTTACTAGAACGCTACCCCAAAGCCGAAATCGCTTTATCATCTCCAACTTATGAACGCATACCAAAGTCACGCACCCCTAACAAAGTGGTGAATATTTTGGCGATCGTGGGTAATAGCGAAGGAATTGATACTAATGCTGATTTAGAACTACTACAACAATGTCGAAATGCAGATGTTTGCTTGTTAGTAGAACCAGAACGCAAAGAATTAACCGATCATCTCTGGGAAAAAAACTGGGATATTTTATTTTTCGCCGGACATAGTTCCAGTCAAGGTAAAGATGGGACTGGGCGAATATATTTAAATAAAACAGATAGCTTAACAATTGGGGAATTAAAGTACGCCCTGAAAAAAGCCATTGAACGCGGCTTACAATTAGCAATTTTCAACTCCTGTGATGGATTGGGATTAGCAACAGAACTCGCAGATTTGCAAATACCGCAAATGATCGTCATGCGAGAACCTGTCCCCGATCGCGTAGCGCAAGAGTTTTTAAAGTATTTAATCGGCAGCTTTGCAGGTGGGGACTTATTATATCAAGCAGTTAGGCAAGCAAGAGAACGCCTACAAGGACTAGAAGATAGATTCCCCTGTGCAACTTGGTTACCAGTGATTTTTCAAAATCCCTCACAACCACCCATGACTTGGGATTGTTTGACACGCAACTACAAAAAAGCCAACCCAAGTTTACCTTTAGTAACAAAACCAGGATTTCAAGTAGCATTCTTCTCCAGTGTGGTAATGACTGTGATTGTTTGCGGACTGAGATTTTTGGGAACATTGCAAGGTTTAGAATTTCAAGCCTTCGATCAAATGATGCGATCGCGTCCTGATGAAGGGCCAGATTCGCGGTTGCTATTAGTCACAATTGACGATAGCGACCTAGCATTTCAACGCCAAAATCGCGAAGAGTTAAAAGGAACTTCGCTTTCAGATAAATCACTCAACAAACTTTTGCTGACACTGCAAAAGTATCAACCCCGGGCCATTGGTTTAGATATTTACCGTGATTTTCAGGCCGAACCCAAAGATTTAATCTCCCGACTGCAACAAACCGATAACTTAATAGGAGTTTGTAAAGGAAGTGATACCACAGAAAATACTAAAGGCATTGCCCCACCACCAGAAATTCCAGTAGAACGCTTAGGATTTAGCGACTTTCTGCACGATAAAGATGGGGTAGTACGCCGCCAGCTGTTATTCATGACTCCAGAAGCAGCATCATTGTGTACTACACACTATGCACTCAGCACCCAACTGGCATTCCGCTATCTCCTCCCTATAGGAATTCAACCGACCTTTACCCCACAAAAACAGTTACAACTAGGCAAAACAGCATTACCCCGGCTTGCGTCCCGTGCGAGTGGCTATCAAAGTATTGATGCTAACGGTGGTCAATTATTACTCAACTACCGTTCCACCAAGAAGATAGCGGAACAGGTAACCCTGACGCAATTAATCTCTGGACAAGTCAACCCCAAAGCCATCAAAGACCGTATTGTTCTGATTGGTGTCTCCGCCAAAGGAGATTTCCCAGACTACTGGGCTACTCCCTACGGTAATAACTTAGACCACCAAATGGCAGGAGTTATAGTACAAGCCCACATGGTGAGCCAAATTCTCAGTGCCGTCTTAGATAATCGTCCCTTGTTGCAAGTTTGGTCACCCTGGCAAGAAATCCTCTGGATTTGGAGTTGGTCTTTCATTGGCGGACTGCTAACTTGGCGAATATCTTCCCAATCCTCATTAGTAATCGCAGTTGGCGTGGCCTCAGGTGTACTGTATTTATTCTGCTTTGGTCTATTAATTTGGGGTTTTTGGGTACCTTTTATACCCTCATCTGCCTCATTAGTAGGCGCAGTTGGTGTGATACTCGTCCAAAATTCCAAATTTAAAATTCAAAATTCCAAATTAATCCGGGAAAATATTTAG
- a CDS encoding carbohydrate-binding protein, which produces MKHKLIKFCLHTAISLLLSLSGFLYLPISVFTPIKLAEANSTLTIPPSALAPWPVFKRVDALNSSFRYGLNTVYGDYWERSENPFSIGYTGQSQELTNTANGNYAVYNDLDLGSGVEALMLRIALPSGTNSVEVRLGSVSGLLVGRCTINSTGSQSIYRTVPCPLNNSLAKGKQNLVIKFTGINSTMRFNWFAFWAKDTVQKIDEIQKVQSARVNQGAPVIPISGRPIRTQNLLPDSSQSLAKSYGLWSPGKTWECPKWMHDTYLTKGEDGKIYPTWHPPVDFNPETNTYCTYGHEHGDDPASSEVFDIAGMPAFGYVNEQLTSNNPSNPSVHRHEDHFGHKVLVANNWQMYNANNSSVTKTCDISLKLHMGTHSPDALVNTAHEMFASGKCDGFEPFKLQHFALFGAAGSFKEAETSLCNLAVNPGLTPSPTNQPNGGVHRAIPTADCYQRGTLDQQTADVNKRTVEYWLTSFAGKSFYFNITNPSRFYDALSSTKINRTVNACYNPAHPLSQTLLCQETLAAGSTVEWDDPRSPFRGTTQLQTHFAGLAFSNSANSVIYTDVYGKNARMSPAPELGITLKQIVPVQGFDYKVDGQASLFADRDYSALGQNGVRAPN; this is translated from the coding sequence ATGAAACACAAATTAATCAAATTCTGCCTGCATACTGCGATTTCATTGCTATTGAGTTTATCTGGCTTTCTTTATCTGCCTATTTCTGTTTTTACGCCAATAAAGCTTGCAGAAGCTAACAGCACATTGACCATTCCGCCGAGCGCGCTGGCACCTTGGCCTGTGTTTAAACGTGTAGATGCTCTCAATTCTTCATTTCGCTATGGTTTAAATACGGTTTACGGCGATTATTGGGAACGTAGCGAAAATCCTTTTTCTATTGGGTATACTGGGCAGTCCCAAGAACTGACCAATACCGCAAATGGTAACTACGCGGTGTACAACGACCTGGACTTAGGTAGTGGCGTAGAGGCGCTAATGCTACGTATTGCTTTGCCTTCTGGAACAAATAGTGTGGAAGTACGCTTAGGCTCCGTGAGTGGTCTTTTGGTGGGTAGATGTACTATCAACAGTACTGGTTCTCAGTCAATCTACCGTACTGTTCCTTGTCCCTTAAATAACAGTCTGGCAAAGGGAAAACAAAACCTTGTCATTAAATTTACAGGGATAAATAGCACTATGCGCTTTAATTGGTTTGCTTTTTGGGCGAAGGATACCGTGCAAAAGATTGATGAGATCCAAAAAGTCCAATCGGCTCGTGTCAACCAAGGTGCGCCTGTGATTCCCATTTCTGGTAGACCAATACGTACACAAAACCTACTACCAGACAGTTCCCAGAGTCTAGCTAAATCCTATGGGCTGTGGTCTCCTGGCAAAACGTGGGAATGCCCCAAGTGGATGCACGATACTTATTTGACTAAGGGTGAGGATGGCAAAATCTACCCAACATGGCACCCACCTGTAGATTTCAACCCAGAAACAAATACTTATTGTACCTATGGTCATGAGCATGGCGATGATCCGGCCAGCTCAGAGGTATTTGATATTGCCGGGATGCCAGCTTTTGGCTATGTTAACGAGCAATTAACAAGCAATAATCCATCTAATCCATCTGTTCATAGACATGAAGATCACTTTGGGCATAAGGTACTGGTTGCGAATAATTGGCAGATGTACAATGCCAACAACAGCAGTGTGACTAAAACCTGTGATATCAGCTTAAAACTCCACATGGGTACACATTCACCAGATGCGCTCGTAAATACAGCCCATGAAATGTTTGCGTCTGGTAAATGTGATGGATTTGAACCATTCAAATTACAACATTTTGCCTTGTTTGGTGCTGCGGGATCATTTAAAGAAGCGGAAACTTCTTTGTGTAATTTAGCGGTAAATCCTGGTCTTACACCTTCTCCGACAAATCAACCCAATGGCGGTGTACATCGCGCCATTCCTACGGCTGACTGTTATCAGCGTGGGACATTAGATCAACAAACGGCAGATGTGAATAAAAGAACTGTTGAATATTGGCTGACTAGCTTTGCTGGAAAAAGTTTTTACTTCAATATCACAAATCCTTCCCGTTTTTATGATGCGCTGTCTTCAACAAAAATCAATAGGACGGTAAATGCTTGTTACAATCCAGCACATCCATTATCTCAAACTCTACTTTGCCAGGAAACATTAGCAGCTGGTAGCACAGTAGAGTGGGACGATCCGCGATCGCCTTTTCGAGGCACAACCCAGCTCCAAACTCACTTTGCTGGCCTTGCATTTAGCAATTCCGCAAATTCAGTAATCTATACAGATGTTTATGGCAAAAACGCCAGAATGTCACCTGCTCCAGAGTTGGGTATTACTTTGAAGCAAATTGTTCCTGTACAAGGATTTGACTATAAGGTAGATGGCCAAGCTAGCCTCTTTGCAGATAGAGACTATTCTGCATTAGGACAAAATGGGGTAAGAGCGCCTAATTAG